A segment of the Epinephelus fuscoguttatus linkage group LG23, E.fuscoguttatus.final_Chr_v1 genome:
AGAAGTCAGAAGTTGCTCTGACCTCAGAAATCCTGGTGAATCCAGCCAGCTTACTGGTATCCCAGGGCAACaggaagcaaacaaacaaaaaaaaaaaaaaacagctacgGTCCGTCCTGGGTTCTGTTCTACTGGCCAGTGCATGCAGGGACGAGGGGCGACGGGAGGCAGGGCTGAGGTGCCCGAGTCTGACTGTGGGTACATATATGTGCGTCCGTAAGCCAACAATCAAGATTGAGTGACTGCGAGTAAATCCAGAGGTCAGAATCCAGTCGACTGAATCTTGGGTTCTGCTGGACTTCCCTCTTTGCCTGGTTGGGTTCAAGAAAAAAGGGAGATATTATTTGGTGTAAAAAGCAACTCAAACTGATCGTCAGCCATTGTTTTAAGGTTTGAGATGCAATTTCAGGGTCCCCCTCACCGTCTCCTGAGCCACGATCCAAAGATGGTGTTCTAGAGACGGTTGCCGAGTGACACTGTTGGTCCTCTGACTCCTGATTGACAAAAGGCTCTCTGAGGGTTTTCAAAAGCTTGTGATGGGACTTTTCTATTTCCTGTAAAGGGGTGAAGATGCAGAAAATTACACAGGTAGAACAATGAGTGTAATTATACTAAAAGGTGAGAGGAGAAAGGGGGACTTTAAACTTAGACTAGTCGGAACTAGtcgaaaaattaaaaataaaagacgcTAAAATAGTCGAAATTGAGCACAATTGTGacaaaatgtgacactttctaatgtcacaatggagggacaactacgcaggttgataacagcgctgctcatcgtggactatattgctgtcattgttcattttagtcaaaccatacagtttgaaaacgaggcgcggctccaactagagaacaatgttttgatgcattggatgtgctgaagcCCCTCTCTCGTTTAACCTAGTAAGAAAACATGGAGTGGGCGTGAGCGTGTGTGAGGCTCAGACATACTTCCTGGAACAATGTCCGTTTGTACCAGTCACTCACACGCGGTTCCATATATTGATTCAGAGAGCCGCATGtgagtttgtgcatgtgtgtaaaagagaaagagactgCCAGGGAGAGCAGCTGATGATCAGAACCGCCGGTTAGTTTTGCATACTGAGCCAATCTCACCCGTTTCCCTCTTGATATCTTAATAATAAGCTTACCAACTAGTAATTCTGTTAACGACTAGCGAGGGTGGAAACGTTTAATCAACTAATCAAGTAATCACGCACATCCCTCGTCCTCTTCCTGTTGTAAACGTAGTGGGTTAAATACGATAATATCCTGCTGCTTAGAAATGTTTGAGCCAGTCTGTTGCttgttgtcgttgttgttgttttaatagAATGGACAAAACCTCTTCACCATGAAGGCATTAGTGGTgtcacaacagaaaaaaagacatatacCCTGTAGTATAatccatttgaaaaaaaaagtaacattcAAGTGTTATTCTACACTCacactcatttatttatgaCTCGATGATAAATGCTGCATTAGTTACAGTCCACTCTAAGGCTGCAGTGTTAGCTTCCCTTCCATGAAAGCTGATCCTAGTGATGGCTgaatgaggcctcatgaaccactgtctttattttctgaagccaccagatggcgctgtctgctcaacaaaggtttgaaagcacacttcattgccagtccttcagcctttatctttaaaccaagagcaccatctggtggggtcagaaaataaagaaagtcgttcatgaagcttcatttggccatcactactgatCCCTGCTGttagcttcattttttaaaaatttaacacATACAGCGCAGAAGGAAGGGTACTGCTAGCTGATCTAGCACTACTGAACTAGCTTAAGTAACAGCTCATCAGATAAGGACgccatttatgtttttgtgtgctgACAGGAGCACGAGTATCTTGGTTTCTGAGCAGTATCACAGTTTTGGTAGAAAGTAGACCTGTGCTGGTTTGGAAATTTTCCAACgggtttgatttaaagccaaatatctaaccgaACCGATATATCAAATTATATTCCTAATTTTACCACTAGGGGTCGCATTTGAACTacttttcccaataaaagcccattataggtgtaacacgcttccaatccactaggtggcagtaatgctgtattaaccgccaatacacacaaggttacacaagaagaagacgACGCAGAAGGACACCAAGGAACTTTCCTCcgactccgctctctcagtggagacacggcggttgagagggccgagtgagaggacgttcctgtcgTAGTTccagccccccaaatagtaccaggaacttcttcagtggaaatgggttactatggcaacaaactgaatgactgctgactccctCGCACTTTCCCCCGCCCCCAGTGAAATTTGATctcttgcagcagcagcagacagctgagcggAGCAGAGCTGTGGAGTCCCTCCgaagcctctgagacaaactaaacaaaacacttgtaggctcctccacttcatttataaacaaacttaaaccttattaagttgtcataatgcatgttacaatgcaagataagttgaatatagtcccttgacacGCCGCCGatgtgaaaagctttttttttcctcctccggTTTATCCGGTTGGCACAAGCCtattagaaagaaaatagttccgacatgaaactgctcacaacaaggtctgcggactatcttgagtaacagggtCCTGATTTCAACATTGgagagaagtcagacatctcTGCGGCCGATGTCTCTAAcattcggcaactcacaccaaaacaatctagcttgataaaaagcactacaggcaagtggacaaacatgcatttttgattttggggtgaacttgTCCCTTTAACACAAACTCACCTTCAGCTGCCGCAACTTGCTCGTTAACCCCTCAATCGTGAGGAAAATCTCATCTACATTTTTGATCACGTGGCTCTGGTGCCCAGCCTGTGACTGGCCGgtttcctcttcctgttccGGTTGCATAGCCTCTGATTGACTGGATTCTGGACCACAGGTGGGCGTTTCCTCCTCTGGCTGCGTCTGTGGTGATATCACTTCCTCCAGAGGTTGTGGGAAGTGGCTGGCGGTGGGGGTAGGAGGGTCATTGAGGTCATCAGTGGTGGTCTCTCCCTGCTCTGTAGGCATTACCAAGTAGAAAGTGTTCCCTAGAGTGCAGAAAGTGTGGGGGTGAGTCATTTCAGGGCAAAATCAACACTAGCTCTAAGATTGCAGATTATGTTCTTTATCTATTACCTTGATGAATATTATACATGGAAAAATACACATGTAGATGAAAGGATGCACAGCACTTCACCAGTTTATTCATCATTACCCTGCGTAGTGGCCTCGCCTCTCGGCTTGGACGACTGGTCGGAGGGGAGGGtgacatcagcagtgatgtcGTCAgggacagaggaagaagaagaaggaccCGCAACCACAGCTATAGCACAGAGGATAGACGTGtggaggtgtttgtgtgtgaaggaAAGAAGAGTGAAAAGGAGTGAGGATAGATGTCGATGTAGGAGCCAAGTGTAAGATCAGTGTGTTGTGAAAAGCAggcagacaaaaagaaaatgagaagatAAAGTGTGtgagaaacaaaataatgaatcaCAGAGTGCAGAGAAAACATGCAGAGGAAGGCTGCCACCAAGATTTTATCCAAACAACAGACGGAAAGCAGTCAGCTGAATTCACTTTTGGTTCAGTCAACGCCAAATTAGGTCTTTTAATTTGTAATTATCTGAGAATTGAATGAACTCAGAGTGCTCAGCCAGCACTGCCGAAGAATTTAAGATGATCATCTCAGAAAAGTTTCCTTCCTCTGATCCGTTACCTTTCCGTACGACCTGAATGCTGGGTTGCTCTGCTTCTGGGGGCGGGACCTCTTCAGGGTCTGCCTCCCATTCGTTGGTGCTGAAGTTGAGGACGGTCTCCAGAGACTCTGGCCGCTGTCTCTCAGTGAACGAGCTCCTTTCGTTTGCCGTCTCGTTGGTGGGCGTGTCGTCTGAGTCGTGGCTCCAACCGTCCTCTTCCAAATCTCGTAGTATGAGCTGCCTTAGTGTTTCAACTGTAGAggcaagaaaacaacaacaaaaataaataaacaaaaaaaggacaaactACAATTATcgccttgtggttgtatgcctccgcgcACCAGTCAAGCTGCACTTGCagttacattcatgtctgtaaaaacatggatgcttcacacacagaagacacAAAGAAGATCAATACACAGTTTAAatgtggacacccaagattagtgtcaacAATCCAGTATCTGATCAACTGtccctgagatatgacgttgagtaatgggcagaaaagtgtttttgcagttcATGACGTCACAGTAAAGATGACCTTTCACTTTTTGgatatataaaatgtcattacttgATATTTTCGTGGTATAAGACACATTTGTCATAAtaatgtatgaattcttgagatttttaaacaaaacaagaattcatacactaattacaACATTTCCAAACAATggccaaaacatatttttttagtggtcacagtgaccttgacatttggcCACCAAATTCTAACCAGTTCCTCGTTTCGTCCgaatggacatttgtgccaaagtcgaaaaaattctctcaaggcgttcatgagatatcgtgttcacaagaatggtaTGGACAGAGATATGTACGAACGgacaactagggctgccccgacagttgaccaaatgttagtcgaccagaaaggtcattagtcagcgagatttcattggttgcttagtcgcagaaaaaaagacaaaaatgtgaaattctattaggagctgcgccttgtcaaaattgATCAaaacctgcggttattccacaggctagttaataacacgtcaggcaggaaatccaaagtgtgggatcattttgagaaggtgaaggacgaacccaaggtgatatgtaaactcatcttcattggtcgactacaaacatgacgtatcatctgaaacatggaagtagctacatgcccattagcccacagcgtcattaacaggcggctcgctcagtgtgtgacgtgcacttgtagataaaatataggcctatattaatgaaggttcattagtacggttttgtatttctctgtaatgtagcacagtgttaacagtgttactgatactattctttctcacaccttcaactcaaaccattgtgttgccccgcccaaaatatatgaTCTAATAATATGGTAAACATGCAGGCGCCTAGTCGACTAATGACTCTAAATGACGACTAGTGGTCGACTAGAAAAATTCTTAAGTAAGGGGCAGCCCTATGGGCAACCCAAAAAAAATATGGATTAAATTACACCTGTTACACTACAGGTTATTAACCCATGAAGACCAATATGACATTTACATGTTAACCATCAAATTCAAAACACTAAATAAGTTTAACCTCCAACACTTTGCAGAAGTGACACAAATGTGTTTGATATCTCACCGTCTTGTAAAGCGGCCTCTGCCACACCAACTGGTTTTCTGTCCCCACAGAGGAAAGCTCCTGATTGGTCCGTAGGTGTGTTTGCTGAGAGCTCTATGTCGTCGTTGGAAGAATGAGGCTCCATGGAATCTGACTGCTCCGTCATGGAGTTGTCTGGAATCAGAGGTTTTGTTTAATGACTTAGCCAAAAAGATCTATTTTGTATCAGAAATATTGGCAGACAGTTTACATATTAAGAGCTGATGTTTATAATGTGGTTATTACCTGCATAGACATTGCTGCCAGTTGACACTGGGGATGCACTGCGCAGACTGGGGGAACTACTGAAAAAATACGCACGGTGGTGAGAATAAATGCATAGAGAGAAGTAcatgagaaaatgaaaacatctaATTAAGGCTCgggtatattttaaaaaattaaaataccaGTACCCTAAAAGTTACCCATAATGTTAATGGACTGTAGTAAAGCCATACTTTAGAACGTTTTAGTGGCATCTCAGCACGCTTAAGTGCTCACTCTGTCAACTACTCCGCACTCGACTTCACCACAACACCGATTATATGGGTTATAACTGCTGCTGCGGGAGTGTAAGCTCTTTGCCAGGGACAGTTAAGAGTccactgtaactataaaatgaaaggatgttttgctgcctctcacagcagctgtagtctgagaaaaaataacttgattccttgggccgactgccggcgacttttaaggtggaatgtttacttgtaaagttactcagtgcatgagttaaaggcgtgaatccatcagcacacctgaaatttcactgtgacaagtttgaccatcactttagtttttatatgacatacacttttagtaatgagtggatcttcaagcatttaaaaatatgtattaatttcGATGGGATtatatcccaatcctcacttggaggaaaaaaaaagcattgtggagcgtcgttcctgtgggctccggcaacactaaaaccctgagcttgcctgagaaggactaaatgcacaaacctgctatttttaaatatcctatggagagagactctcactgcagcctgttttattttgttctgaaaatgtcaccgtgcagcctcattctgtggacgataaatgaggtgtagactgataaaggaggaaatacagtgagtgctggacggagcagtgagtgacaacaaccccacccacatttaagggtactgtttgtggtggaaaccctagggtctaggtaccatgtctgaagggttacttctggttccaaaggtaccatactgaaagtgtttggaaGCAGGGCTAAAGTGAGAAGGctgactgttagcatcacacagctaacatcACCTAATGGTTATTAACAGGTTtgatgttagccactgctgctaTGTAAGCTTGTGCTAACTGACTGATCACtgagaggagagcagctcttgggacagcagcaacagaaatttTGCTGATCCAGCAAAGAGTCGGGATGGTCCCAGATAAAGCCCTGGCGCAAAGAGGATGTaatgcaggtattgtttgactggagacaTTTTGATACTACTTGGGTTATTGTGGTGAATACCTTACAGGATTCCAGAGCCAATAACCAACCCTACATCCACAAGTGTCTTAACAGTAACCTTCTGCCAAAGGATTCCTAACATGTCgctgtgtttattattcatAGACACAAGATTTACTCACGATAAAGGCATGGATCCATGATTGATCAGGGGTGACGAACCACCAGCCGATGAGATGGTCTTTTCAAGTGAATCTTTccagctgaaaaacaaaaacacaagtttctggaggctgaagaagagcatggaTGTTGGGTGAGTCTTCCTACCAGTTACAGAAAAGACCTTACGTGTTTTTCTCTGATGACGTCCCAGCCACCAGCTCATagatctgcctctctgtggtgCTGATGATGTAGAGGGCTCTGTTGTCTGGAGAGAAATCACAACATTAGATGCACATTTGATCACCAGACAAGCAGGAGAGAAATTAAGTGCTGCACAGTCCTACCTGTAGCCACCGAGCGGACCAGCAGAGAGTCCAGCTTCACAAGAGGGCTGAAGGAGGTCTTGCTGTCTCCGCTGCCTCCACCCAGCCAGCGGGATGGATACTTAAGCTGTAGCCGGTCGTCTGGGCCCCTCTGTAGAAGGACCAGgcagtctgacagcagcagcgcTTGAATCTCTGATGGAGGGATACGGAGACATGCGATTAAGAGGTATGAAACCAAACCGATGAGACTGTATGTATTTACACAAAGGTACTGACCGATCTGCTTGTCTTTGCTGACTTTCCACGTAAGAGGACCTTCATGAATCATTCTCTTGGTGGTGAGGTCCAGACTCTGTGAGAGACAAAAGTAAGCATACAAATTTTGGTCATCGCAATATGAACAATCTAAACCAGAAGAAAAGGACACAAAAAAGCTTAGCCAGCATAAACGATTCAACTACCTTGAATACAGGGGCAGCGTCCAGCCTGCGTTGGTATTGGCTGAGGCGTTGCCGTTGTTCTGTTTCACCGACAACCTCGTTAACGACCTGCAGTATCCCTCGGCAACAAGCCTGGGCGCGCTGAAGTGAGGGGAGGTCCGACGAACCAGCTAAACGAAAAAACAAGAATATTAAAAATCGCACTTTCTTGGCATTTGGTTTTCCTGTTCTTTTACAACACGTCTCTTGATTTCtcaccctctgtgtgtttaatgatgttGTCCAGCAGCAGGGGGTACTTAGTAAGTCTCTGCATCTCTGACACCAGCAGGTCTTTGAGCTGCAGCCTCCGACAGTGAGGACTCGCTTCGCACTCCTGGACAAATGTCAAACACGCATTAGAGCACGTGTGTGAATTCTGCAGATCCTTCATTGTCTTTTAATCTACATGGTGAATCATAGACACGGTGACATAAAAACCAATACCAACTACAGTCTAAAAAGTCACTCTTACATATTTATGaaacaatctttttttaaaaattattttttgggttttaatgacaggacagttcACACAGCGTCAAGGGggaagagaggggggatgacatgcagcaaagagccacaaGCTGGAATTGAACTTGCAGCCTCTGTGCATGGGGCACCCGCTCTCAGAGTATTTTAATCTCCTATGACACCGCTTGCAAATCACATGTGTTATATCCAAgtccttcttttctttccttctatattaaaaaaaaatcccaaataagtCCAGACGTTTGATTCAAACACAGATggcacatttctgatttctttctccggtgcctccatgtttgttttgataAACTTCCTGTCAAATGCTGCTGACTGGgtcctctgctgacctcaccaggtataacaaaaacatcagcaccatctagtggactgaaaaagcaactgattttattattgtagTACCAAAAGTTACATCAAAATACGTATTTGCAAAAATGACTTACGTTAAAAACATTGATACTTGTCGTCCATGTATTGATACAGTAACATGATACTATGCTGTACTGATTTTGCCCCCATGAATTTAagttttcacataaaaaaacaaacatctttaaaaaaaaccaccACATCTAAAGCCATTCACAACACATGTATAATTCCCTCTCCAATACCTATTGTACATTGCTGGGAAGACATCAACAAACTTCTCCTTCAACCAGCTGCATTTATTCAAGTTTATctccaaaattacatttgaacacaccaTTAGGACATTATAATATACCTTCAACCCAATAGTCATATTTGAagaatagagcttgaacgcatcatgaTATAACTCAATGCAACTCTGTTAGCTATTAGTTTCGGCCACTGGCTGCTACctgctaacgttaactagctctcctcaaGCCAATTccaaccaagtggcaacctcctgggctggaaaatgaagcgAACACGTAAGTACGGAAAACTGTatttctttgaatggccacttggcCATTGCGTCGTTTTATCCTGAATGTGTCCTGGGGAAGATATATGTTCATCCCAAGCAAAACTGTTGTGACATTGGAAAGACATCGACCACTGCCATCGGTGGATGTCATCCATTTGTCGATAGCCTGATATCAGTCGATACCGATGTTCAGCCAAtgaatcagtgcatccctaattcAAGCAAGAAACTTGCGTATGCCTGCTGTGATGATGACAAAAATAGACCTATAATAACTACTTACATAAAACTATAAAGTCCTCACTCCTACGCTGACTACAGAAATTACTGGTGTAAGCGATGTCTCCTGGAGCACGCTTGTGTTGAGCAGACGTTTGTGTGTTAGGAACAGAAGTGTGTGCGCATACCTGGATAATGTGAGCGAAGCGAGGGTCTTTACGCTTTTTGTTCTTAATCAGCTCCACGGCCTGAGACTGCTGGCTGCACAGCTGCGACGCGTGTTCCTGAAACTCGTCTCCGGCTGCACCTTCgaactgcaaacacacacaccgctGTTAACATACCAAATATACACGTATGCACATGAACACCTCATTCCTCTTGTAATGTGAAAGAACATGGAAGTGATGGCAGTGATTAGTTCACTCACCCTGGCCAGCATAACGTCCCCGATGTCCTGAACGATGGGAGTTTCTCTTCGCTTCTTCATCGCTTCGCACAGACTTGCTGCAAAGGAGTGACATAAACGCAACATTAAGACTGACATTAAAAGAACCTCAACATCTGTGGTCATCAGTTACATTATTTCAAATAgtaccagtaaaaaaaaatcataccttaaagacataaaaacacaaaaaattgtCCTAGTCTAGTAAAGCAATAATAACATACCATATATTCTCATGTTGGCTCTTTATTAAAGCCCAGAATACATACTGACTCAGTAAAGCTGCAGGCTCATATTGCACATAACAGTCACGACCTTCTCTTAGTATTTGCTtcacttattattatttacctAGCGACATACAGCCCTGAATACATGTTGACTCACATTACAACTCACTTTATTGTGCAAACAGAAAGAGCAGAAAGCAGTGACACTGTTACAAGAGGACAAAGTCACACACAGGAAAGGTCCCTAATTTCCAAAAAAAGCTCACTCTTTAAGTTCCTTTTGAAAATAACCTAAAATGGTCTTGACCATGGAAACAATTTCACATGAATCCACAGCCAAAAAAATTATACTTTTATCTGTAATTACAGcaaatacaaatactgtatgtgcagtCTAAAAGAGACCTGGAAATGatcatgatcacacacacacacacacacacacacacacacagactgaccgTGGAGTTCATAGACTTGGGGCAGGTTGGGGAAGATGCAGGCCAGCTCATCGGAGTTCAGCACAGACCTCATCTTCTGGAAAAATACCTGGTCTAGGACCCTCAAGGTCCGCAGGTGGGACACCTCAGTGGTGAATAGCTCTGATgatgaagagaagagaggaggaaacagggaGTGGTAATCAACACCAGTGTACTGCAAGCTGTCCTCTTAAAACATGTATGACACATATCAAAAGTGATGCCTAAATTTCTTGTTGTAGATTTCACATTAGTTGCCAGAGGACCAATAAAGGTTCAGGGCCAAAAGATAATTACTTCTGTCTAAATTTTAGCTGCAGAAATTTACAAGTCATCCATTTCTTAATAGCAGTGAAGCTCTCAATCAGAGTGCTCACACAGTTAACATTATCTGGCTGAAAGGACAGGTAGATTTGGGTGTCATCAGCGTAAAAGTGTAACGACACTCTCACTTGAAATGACTGATAAATAGTCATGCAGAAATGTTCATACACTTGGGCCTAGCAGGAATCATTAAGTCCATCACTCGTTTTTTCTTCAAAAACTGTAGAAATAACTAAACATAACTCGTCCCTCATTTTTTGCTCCGTGAAGCCGATCTATAGTTTCTCACTTGGCAGGTGGCTCAAGAAGATCATGACCTTTGGTGTCTAAAGTTATGAGTCTGAGCTTGGATAATGACACCTACTcaggcattgtgctgtgtggaTTAGAGACACATGATTTCTAAAATAAAGTTGTCTTACTCCTCTTcgtccttcttcttctccccccAAGATGCCCAGCCCCAATTCACCACTGCTGAAGCTATATTTTCCGCTGTTTGCTGTTAACGCGTGTGCAGAATTTGACTCCTACCATATATGACGGCCTGTCTGTCCACCTCCCTCGGACTGAGTGTGGCAAGGAGCTGCGGGGAAACGGTGTCCTGCCAGTTCTGACCATCGCACACCTCTTCCTCCAGCGCCGCAGCATCGGGCAGCAGGGCCAGCGGTGAGTCCACACTCCTACAGAGTCACGCGCACACATTAACATGGGAGGTGGGCCAACATGTGTATGGACAgacaaagaggaaaacaaacacttttcttaGTAACATGGCTGCTACAGAACAAATCTAACACTACAGGGAGACTTGAAACTAAAAGATGCTGAGAGTTTTGTATGTTGGAAAGAAGTCAGCCATCTTTATTTCTTATTCCCTGCCAGACAGTAACTTAAATCACTGATCATCTATGGGGATGACATTGAAACTCACCTGCGTCTAGACCGAGGGGTGTATGGGGGTGTAGGGTTCTCTAGAGacctgagtttgagagagagtgGAGACAGAGATGCCATGAGGTGAAAAGCTGCACTTCCAGGAGTAGAGTCCCGGGTGTTTGAGATAAAGGGGTGACTTTTGATTCTCTGAAGCTTATGTGATTATTTTATCCCTGCCTAAAGTATCTCAGTATCATCTCTAAGAAATTCCAGACGACACCAAAAGTAATAAAAGCATCTGTGTGAGAACACCCAAAGGAGTCCGGATTTGTGAATCTTTACCGTGCAGAGCTGCTGGATGCAGATGATGACGTGCTGTGCTGCAGTGGCCTGAGGCCTggcccctccctctcctccccacAGTCCTCCATGTCCACATCGCTACGAGAGCGAGGGACAGAATCCGTCCCTGAGACCACGCCCCGCCGGCGGCCTTCTCCCTGAGCCTTCAACGACTCGCTGCGTGCCAGACGCACGGAGATCGTGGGGCTGCAAGACAGAGCGTAGAGAAAACAGACTATCAA
Coding sequences within it:
- the arhgef11 gene encoding rho guanine nucleotide exchange factor 11 isoform X5; translation: MSLRQPTSTLDRLSSLTIGDSERKSSATQQREPTVDFPAESTGTGLVQRCVVVQKDQLGFGFTVCGERVKLVQNVRPGGAAVKAGVQEGDRIIKVNGSLVSSMSHQEVVKLIKSGTYVALTLQGPPPSAASLPLEPLPTDLTPNQRTSLGGEAPPPPPPPLPSGLSSTPSQRITGPKPLQDPEVQKHATQILRKMLEQEEAELQELMEEQLRNPSSSLGERIESAKRRAHQVRVKIQQDLEGTRSECATSYVIAGEGRLSMDSSEGDNEAFESPHSSPSSSFRTPHHRRQNSDTHTLSDSGGKAQIIGPEEEDEEDDGYAFNEMDGPFQDIELLKTRPAHMAVFMRYVFTQLLDPNPLLFYLSVEAYLGSSPKDARALAPQICSHYLDPDAPLKIKVREEYLTDIESRLHAQEDIRGPLSELQQQVLPDIQYQIQDYRNKQMMGLGSLFGEGDLQQLDGDPVKERQVVDRQVTALWEILSKHEEDRSSPLASAVHLYLRHSGIKLRDSKVFPGLSTEKEKWLAFLKTKKLSGTKKEKDGEDKKRNPILKYIGKPRTTSQSTFHVPLSPTEVRPGSVRNIIQQFENHTETGEEGGDAADPQRLSTSSLGEDSMDSPTISVRLARSESLKAQGEGRRRGVVSGTDSVPRSRSDVDMEDCGEEREGPGLRPLQHSTSSSASSSSARSLENPTPPYTPRSRRRSVDSPLALLPDAAALEEEVCDGQNWQDTVSPQLLATLSPREVDRQAVIYELFTTEVSHLRTLRVLDQVFFQKMRSVLNSDELACIFPNLPQVYELHASLCEAMKKRRETPIVQDIGDVMLARFEGAAGDEFQEHASQLCSQQSQAVELIKNKKRKDPRFAHIIQECEASPHCRRLQLKDLLVSEMQRLTKYPLLLDNIIKHTEAGSSDLPSLQRAQACCRGILQVVNEVVGETEQRQRLSQYQRRLDAAPVFKSLDLTTKRMIHEGPLTWKVSKDKQIEIQALLLSDCLVLLQRGPDDRLQLKYPSRWLGGGSGDSKTSFSPLVKLDSLLVRSVATDNRALYIISTTERQIYELVAGTSSEKNTWKDSLEKTISSAGGSSPLINHGSMPLSSSPSLRSASPVSTGSNVYADNSMTEQSDSMEPHSSNDDIELSANTPTDQSGAFLCGDRKPVGVAEAALQDVETLRQLILRDLEEDGWSHDSDDTPTNETANERSSFTERQRPESLETVLNFSTNEWEADPEEVPPPEAEQPSIQVVRKGNTFYLVMPTEQGETTTDDLNDPPTPTASHFPQPLEEVISPQTQPEEETPTCGPESSQSEAMQPEQEEETGQSQAGHQSHVIKNVDEIFLTIEGLTSKLRQLKEIEKSHHKLLKTLREPFVNQESEDQQCHSATVSRTPSLDRGSGDGKEGSPAEPKIQSTGF
- the arhgef11 gene encoding rho guanine nucleotide exchange factor 11 isoform X2 encodes the protein MSLRQPTSTLDRLSSLTIGDSERKSSATQQREPTVDFPAESTGTGLVQRCVVVQKDQLGFGFTVCGERVKLVQNVRPGGAAVKAGVQEGDRIIKVNGSLVSSMSHQEVVKLIKSGTYVALTLQGPPPSAASLPLEPLPTDLTPNQRTSLGGEAPPPPPPPLPSGLSSTPSQRITGPKPLQDPEVQKHATQILRKMLEQEEAELQELMEEQLRNPSSSLGERIESAKRRAHQVRVKIQQDLEGTRSECATSYVIAGEGRLSMDSSEGDNEAFESPHSSPSSSFRTPHHRRQNSDTHTLSDSGGKAQIIGPEEEDEEDDGYAFNEMDGPFQDIELLKTRPAHMAVFMRYVFTQLLDPNPLLFYLSVEAYLGSSPKDARALAPQICSHYLDPDAPLKIKVREEYLTDIESRLHAQEDIRGPLSELQQQVLPDIQYQIQDYRNKQMMGLGSLFGEGDLQQLDGDPVKERQVVDRQVTALWEILSKHEEDRSSPLASAVHLYLRHSGIKLRDSKVFPGLSTEKEKWLAFLKTKKLSGTKKEKDGEDKKRNPILKYIGKPRTTSQSTFHVPLSPTEVRPGSVRNIIQQFENHTETGEEGGDAADPQRLSTSSLGEDSMDSPTISVRLARSESLKAQGEGRRRGVVSGTDSVPRSRSDVDMEDCGEEREGPGLRPLQHSTSSSASSSSARSLENPTPPYTPRSRRRSVDSPLALLPDAAALEEEVCDGQNWQDTVSPQLLATLSPREVDRQAVIYELFTTEVSHLRTLRVLDQVFFQKMRSVLNSDELACIFPNLPQVYELHASLCEAMKKRRETPIVQDIGDVMLARFEGAAGDEFQEHASQLCSQQSQAVELIKNKKRKDPRFAHIIQECEASPHCRRLQLKDLLVSEMQRLTKYPLLLDNIIKHTEAGSSDLPSLQRAQACCRGILQVVNEVVGETEQRQRLSQYQRRLDAAPVFKSLDLTTKRMIHEGPLTWKVSKDKQIEIQALLLSDCLVLLQRGPDDRLQLKYPSRWLGGGSGDSKTSFSPLVKLDSLLVRSVATDNRALYIISTTERQIYELVAGTSSEKNTWKDSLEKTISSAGGSSPLINHGSMPLSSPSLRSASPVSTGSNVYADNSMTEQSDSMEPHSSNDDIELSANTPTDQSGAFLCGDRKPVGVAEAALQDVETLRQLILRDLEEDGWSHDSDDTPTNETANERSSFTERQRPESLETVLNFSTNEWEADPEEVPPPEAEQPSIQVVRKAVVAGPSSSSSVPDDITADVTLPSDQSSKPRGEATTQGNTFYLVMPTEQGETTTDDLNDPPTPTASHFPQPLEEVISPQTQPEEETPTCGPESSQSEAMQPEQEEETGQSQAGHQSHVIKNVDEIFLTIEGLTSKLRQLKEIEKSHHKLLKTLREPFVNQESEDQQCHSATVSRTPSLDRGSGDGKEGSPAEPKIQSTGF